The Tigriopus californicus strain San Diego chromosome 5, Tcal_SD_v2.1, whole genome shotgun sequence genome includes a region encoding these proteins:
- the LOC131880808 gene encoding uncharacterized protein LOC131880808, translating to MKLIAEGTKKLANEPGYEASLPWRGGLRPKNDPEAARKRYSSIKKKMERVPEFAEDYRTAIGEYIKNGYAKSVTETHEINHPNQRWLPHHGVYKNPKTRKLRVVFDSAALYHGVSLNDCLYTGPALQNDLINLLIGFREFDIALTSDIEAMYSRIKMNPEDARYHRFLWETEPGGEVGLFEMTGVVFGDSPSPCQAKHVLHRTAEEFGDPKILESVRSKFYMDDYLNSFPTEEEASSQARTLKKTLTCGNFKLTKWMSNSQRVVDCCINQPDHSSIQEPQPKIDFGPNKGNVLGMEWNTEDDALSFSHKNQNSEVFPFTRRSLLSKLSGFLDPLGLASPFTVKGKIAMQTLIKLEKNWDEDIGEDERLWWTKWVKGLSQIQQISISRCLRPGLAKETQLHVFCDASIEAFAAVAYLRHEFETGKVEIRIVLAKIRVAPVKPISVAKLELNAAVLGCRIAEVAEKSLRGQIHRRTFWTDSSAVRGWLRGTATFYQTFVCNRIGEIQTLSAASEWRHVPGSKNPADHATRSAMAEETPLSEEWINGPEFLLKNESEWPRDIEVKKNLDQIKSSFNTFLIANTDKDEWYSSLKTLQEALDKLNPNQDKSYGMMELIREAQSKSFGEERRSMIEKKPLKGSSKLVGLSPFMDKDDIIRVGGRIDRAKKLASMLTEAVWSALLSWFTLVGSTCKLSLIMGSSFMSTPLPSAGGPAGHEPSSLYHPANNWVAEAGVKALKGLLAKTGGRDGAASRAMVLEWSCTLHVNSYSPTDAFHTPKVRSRLPTPRQDHSLDREGFEAARSRYHKDMAHRAHGRPLKPLQLGQMVHMQYDVTETSWSFGS from the exons ATGAAACTAATTGCCGAGGGAACAAAGAAGCTCGCCAATGAACCAGGATATGAAGCAAGTCTTCCATGGAGGGGAGGACTTCGTCCGAAGAATGATCCAGAAGCAGCCAGGAAACGATATTCTTCAATTAAGAAGAAGATGGAACGAGTGCCAGAATTTGCTGAGGATTACAGGACGGCCATTGGAGAGTACATAAAGAATGGTTATGCTAAATCAGTGACAGAAACACACGAAATCAACCACCCCAATCAGAGATGGCTGCCTCACCACGGGGTGTATAAGAACCCAAAGACAAGGAAACTTCGTGTCGTATTTGATTCGGCCGCCTTATATCACGGTGTTTCACTCAACGATTGCTTGTACACCGGGCCAGCCCTCCAGAACGATCTGATTAATCTACTTATTGGGTTCAGAGAATTTGACATTGCTCTCACTAGCGACATCGAAGCTATGTATAGTAGAATCAAAATGAACCCGGAAGACGCAAGATATCACAGATTCCTATGGGAAACGGAACCAGGGGGGGAAGTTGGGCTGTTCGAGATGACCGGGGTAGTCTTTGGAGACTCGCCGTCTCCTTGCCAAGCAAAGCATGTGCTTCATCGTACGGCAGAAGAATTTGGCGATCCCAAGATTCTAGAATCTGTCCGATCCAAGTTCTATATGGACGATTATCTGAACAGCTTTCCGACTGAAGAAGAAGCATCATCTCAAGCAAGaactttgaagaaaacgtTGACGTGTGGAAACTTCAAGTTAACAAAATGGATGTCTAACTCTCAAAGGGTTGTTGATTGTTGCATCAATCAGCCAGATCATTCATCTATCCAGGAACCACAACCAAAGATTGACTTCGGCCCGAATAAAGGAAATGTTTTGGGTATGGAATGGAACACAGAAGACGACGCCCTATCTTTTTCTCACAAAAACCAAAATTCGGAGGTCTTCCCATTCACCCGAAGAAGTCTATTGAGCAAGCTATCCGGATTTTTAGATCCGTTAGGTTTAGCCTCGCCTTTCACCGTCAAGGggaaaattgcaatgcaaactctgatcaaattggaaaaaaactggGATGAAGATATTGGAGAAGATGAACGATTGTGGTGGACCAAATGGGTAAAGGGCCTATCCCAAATCCAACAAATCTCCATTTCCCGTTGTCTTAGGCCAGGTCTGGCCAAGGAAACCCAATTACATGTCTTCTGTGACGCCAGCATCGAAGCATTCGCTGCAGTGGCATATCTCCGACATGAGTTTGAAACAGGAAAAGTCGAAATCCGGATCGTGCTGGCAAAAATAAGAGTGGCTCCGGTGAAACCCATATCTGTAGCCAAACTAGAATTGAACGCCGCTGTTTTAGGTTGTCGGATCGCGGAAGTAGCAGAGAAATCTTTGAGAGGCCAAATTCACCGACGGACGTTCTGGACCGACTCCTCAGCCGTCAGAGGCTGGCTTAGAGGAACAGCCACATTTTACCAGACATTTGTGTGTAATCGGATCGGGGAGATTCAGACGCTTTCCGCGGCCAGTGAATGGCGTCATGTGCCAGGATCAAAGAACCCAGCGGATCATGCCACAAGATCAGCCATGGCAGAGGAGACCCCGTTATCAGAAGAGTGGATTAACGGGCCCGAGTTTCTTCTCAAAAATGAATCTGAATGGCCGCGGGACATTGAGGTGAAGAAAAACCTCGACCAAATCAAATCCAGTTTCAACACGTTTCTAATCGCAAACACGGACAAGGATGAATGGTACTCTTCTCTCAAAACTCTACAGGAAGCTCTGGAcaaattgaatccaaatcAAGACAAGTCTTATGGAATGATGGAACTCATACGAGAGGCCCAGAGCAAATCTTTTGGGGAGGAGAGGCGGTCAATGATCGAAAAGAAACCTCTTAAAGGTTCGTCAAAATTGGTCGGACTCAGCCCGTTCATGGATAAAGACGACATCATTCGAGTTGGAGGTCGCATTGACCGAGCCAAG AAGCTGGCCTCTATGTTGACTGAGGCTGTTTGGTCGGCTCTTTTGTCCTGGTTCACGTTGGTGGGTTCCACGTGCAAGTTAAGTCTGATAATGGGCTCCAGTTTCATGTCCACCCCTCTGCCCTCAGCAGGAGGGCCGGCTGGACACGAACCTTCCTCCCTCTATCACCCCGCCAACAATTGGGTGGCGGAAGCTGGCGTCAAGGCCTTGAAAGGCCTGCTTGCCAAGACTGGAGGCCGTGATGGTGCTGCCTCCCGTGCGATGGTGCTTGAATGGAGCTGCACCCTGCACGTCAACAGCTATTCACCAACTGACGCTTTCCACACCCCCAAAGTTCGATCCCGGTTGCCCACACCCCGCCAAGACCATTCCCTTGACCGTGAAGGCTTTGAGGCCGCCAGGTCCCGTTACCATAAGGACATGGCCCACCGAGCTCATGGTCGTCCCCTCAAACCGCTCCAGCTGGGCCAAATGGTTCATATGCAGTATGACGTTACTGAGACATCCTGGAGTTTTGGCTCATGA